TATCCAGTGCtagctagagatgttcactgacccccgtattcttgttttggttttggttctggatctggattaactttgtgtgttggttttggcaaaaccgcccttgcgtgttttggttttggatccctatttttttctaaaattcctatttttttttattctaaaatcacatagtttagctttttttccccctacattattattaacctcaataacactaatttcaagtcatttgcagtcaattttgaccatctcacaggtcacattattattttcatacactttcaaacaaagactgcagcgacctggctggatgctaagcgacagagcagtgactgaaacacacagcagttcctagcacatctaggaaacattgccacacagcagtggcagaaaagaaaagtggtgcaagatggaattgtcctttgatcatgaaaccagttatggctcatttgatcgctccaccgtttcttggataactgtggtaattcccGAGGGGGGGCCAGTGACGGGATGCATGCTTCTaccagacccagaccaatccagggtgccagacaattcactaaaaagagccattgtaattcacaataaaaagcaagttcatcactgagctttgaatcagccccaattcccacaaaattataatatagttaggtacctttgacgtaaagtacagaatacaaacacttcatgaaacagcagcaaagtggaaggtaatacatatacacatctatttagacatccatgcttacttctgcaagcaatgttgttctttgttaataaaactgttgactttataccgttcaaaaaaattaaaaataatcctccaccattctttggatgttgatagttgatagtaggatcaggtggagttacagcagaggtgtcactaattctggtcaattattttacagtagacaagactaggggctagatttactatcaggcgtgatgcatggcggcttcaaaccgccatgcatcgcggcggttttccggcgtgtttgcattgcaaacagccggatttactaatgggcgcatttcagcttcaatttgaagccgccggcgatgtaacggcgggatgtaatgctcaaagccgccggcggctttgaatagaacatggtgcttttgctttaaatgacggcgcttttgtgtaaaggcggtttttttgaaaattacacctgtctcctggcctgttactattggctattttaaaaaacaggagatttgacatcacaagccctatataaaccactggcctgacactttttctttgataggggtttgaggagttttgtgagaggagtttggaggatagtggtttgctgagagttggtgagagttggagtttggtggattggtggagcgatatctgtttgaagtgtgagtagtcctgtggttttttcctgttttgtacatttattttctcatttattttctgtcttgtattttttgtatttgacttgtcctttgtctgtgttacttgtgtgtgactgtgtggagagtgtgtctgtaggtagtgtagtttgttctttgtgtttgtaagtccttcagtgttttgtgtttttctgtcttctgggtaaaaatgtccagagataggaggggagaacaggctgaggagagggagatggaggttgaggggtcagaggagggagagggagaggttgaggagacaggacagggcaggaagaccaagacagggaggaatgtgcgcttctcacatgatgagaattgtgtgttggtgcacaacatcattccctgctacgaggtcatcctagggaacctggcagcccggactcctctaaggcggcgtcaccaactgtgggggagagtctgtgatgccgtgaacgcggtgggcccactgaagcggacagtggcacactgccgcaagcgcttctctgatattaagaggaggcttaaagagaagatggcccaggaaaggaggtcgacaaggcgcacgggtggtggccccccacttcgtatggagtacaccacgtacgaggaggagctgcgccagataatgccggctgaaattgtagagggcataaatgtccaggacaccgactcgccctcttttggccaagtagttggtgagttatttgttttttttaccctaacagtattttaactgcttttctctttttaaaactgctgttctttttttaaaactgcttttctctttgcaaacgttttttcttattatttgtttgttttttttgattttcaaagtgtatttttgcctctaatagtttgtaaaggtttttttttctcatagaaaaaaatatacaaaaattgcaaacacatttgtgcaataaacagtatatttggaaattgtttttttctggaaatacattgtatgctttttctaatacatccagaatcgccaggaccgcagttcagtcccagtgccagacctacacctccaccttcagcgagagattcgggcacagacgagcaagcaggtgcgtgatttctgtttaggagagaaataatggagttaattgattttctgtgcaaatgttgctgtcaatgtttttttattttttttttaattgtttgcaatgagaagtttgggctacattttactaaactgatatgttgcctatagtaacccatcagaatatacctttactttatttattgcattcaataaaatgacagctaaaatctgattggttgctataggcaacatctccactttttatagcatgtagtttagtcaaaataacccagcatgtactacacagtccaaatgataatgggtattaaaaggataataagtgcatccgtaagcaggtagcataggactagaaatcaggaatgcaaacattgtgaaagaatctgtagttgctaaagaatattctttcctatccagtgttcagaatgcaatatacaaacttattatatactatatacttaccgtcatttttcatacacagggccctcttcataccagccacctcaggcggagtcattggaaatgtcccctgagccagaggatcaaacgaccatcaccctggtaacagtggatgcccctgtgtctggcctccaggaagtttcacctggccctgctgaaccatcacaccaccaacctgcacctgcacctatggacccagccagagaaatggcgctgtctattggcgcattccagcagcaacagacattattcatggacaggcaaactcgccacatgtcccaaattgcggcccagttgaggcggatacaccgctccaatagtcaactccctgctggaatcaaccgtctggcaacagctttagaacagaccaatgtgcagctggcccaaatgactggggctgtggaggccttacattccacagtacgtgaggggaatgccaatgtgacccggctggcagggcaactacattcagaaattgtagcccgtttaccggcacctatctcttcagccaccaccagtaccgctagtacgcctagcacatctgtacagagtactcctccaaggagaggtgctcgcaccaggggtgggcgagggaggggagagagtggcaacaagcattgtgatatgcctgcaaaaagacgtcgctagtgcaataattattattgctttatgttttcacaagtttgcgtaagcattatacgttattatttattgtgttctgcaataaatgcagttaaatttctatggtgtcagtgtttcttttctgctaattaaacaagagtatacagatgttttaaaaactatgcactaatttcacttaa
The Mixophyes fleayi isolate aMixFle1 chromosome 1, aMixFle1.hap1, whole genome shotgun sequence DNA segment above includes these coding regions:
- the LOC142138448 gene encoding uncharacterized protein LOC142138448 — protein: MSRDRRGEQAEEREMEVEGSEEGEGEVEETGQGRKTKTGRNVRFSHDENCVLVHNIIPCYEVILGNLAARTPLRRRHQLWGRVCDAVNAVGPLKRTVAHCRKRFSDIKRRLKEKMAQERRSTRRTGGGPPLRMEYTTYEEELRQIMPAEIVEGINVQDTDSPSFGQVVESPGPQFSPSARPTPPPSARDSGTDEQAGPSSYQPPQAESLEMSPEPEDQTTITLVTVDAPVSGLQEVSPGPAEPSHHQPAPAPMDPAREMALSIGAFQQQQTLFMDRQTRHMSQIAAQLRRIHRSNSQLPAGINRLATALEQTNVQLAQMTGAVEALHSTVREGNANVTRLAGQLHSEIVARLPAPISSATTSTASTPSTSVQSTPPRRGARTRGGRGRGESGNKHCDMPAKRRR